Within the Solwaraspora sp. WMMA2056 genome, the region GCGGCGAAGCAGAACGCGATGCCGGCCTCGGCGACACACCGGGCGACCCCCTCGGGGCCCAGATCCAGTGGGATGCCGAAGTGCTCCAGCAGGTCGGCGGCGCCACAGGAGGAGGAGGCGGCCCGGTTACCGTGCTTGACCACCCGGGCGCCGGCGGCCGCCACCACGAGCGCGGCCATCGTGGAGATGTTCACCGTGTGTGCCCGGTCGCCGCCGGTGCCGACCACGTCAACCGCGTCGGCGCGCAGCGCGTCCGGCAGGCCGACCGGTACGGCGTTGGCGAGCATCGCCTCCACCAGCCCGACCAGTTCCGCCGGGGTCTCGCCCTTGGCGCGCAACGCGACGGCGAACCCGGCGATCTGGGCGGGGGTGGCGGAGCCCGCCATGATCTCGCCCATCGCCCAGTTGGTGTCGGCGGTGGGGAGTTGCTCGCCCGTGATCAGGGTGTGGAGCAGGTTCGGCCAGGACCGGTCACCCATGGGGGCCTCCCAGGTGCGATGGGGGTGGGTGGTGCGGCTCAGGCGGCCGGCAGCTTGCCGGCCCGCCGGCGGAGCAGGCCAGCGACGGTCTGCCCGGTGGTCACCGGGTCGAGCGGGTGCATCAGGGTGCCGTCGACCTCGGCGAAGGCGGCCAGCCAGCGGTCGGCGGCCCGGGCGATCACCACGCAGGTCGGCGGGGAGTCGGCGCGGTCGTCCTTGATCTGTCGGGCGATGCCGAGCCCGCCACCGGGGGTGGCCTCGCCGTCGAGCAGCAGCAGGTCGATCTCGTACTCGTCGACCAGCCGGATGCATTCGGCGTAGTTGGCGGCGTCGACGAACTCGACGGTCAGGTCGCTGGCGGGTCGGGTGCCGACGGCCAGGCGCATCCGGTCCCGCACCTGCGGGTCGTCGCTGTAGAGCAGGACGGTGTGCACGCGTTCGGTCATCTTCTCGCTCGACTCCCACCTCGTAGCTGCGCGCCGATCGTACCGCCCGGCACCGTCGCGGTCGGTACCGGTGGCCGGCCCGGCGGCCACCGTCGTCACTCGCTGGCGACCGTCTCCGGGGCCTGCGGCACTGCCCGGCCTTCGAGGTCACGGCTGAGTCGGGCCTCCTGGCGGTCGAGGTCGCGGTCAACGCGCCGGGCCTCCCGCTCGGACTGGCGCATCCACTGCACGACGAGCACGGCGAGCATGGTGACGCTGACGAACTCGCCACCGGCCCACAGGACGCCGCCGGCCACCTTCTGGTCCGCCCAGGGGTCGGCCCAGGTCAGGCCGAGGGACGGGTACCAGTCGCCGCCGAACAGGGTGGTGCTCTGCATGACGGTCAGTCCGAGCACGGTGTGGAACGGTACGGAGAGCACCATCAGCAGCGCCCGGGCCGGGTACGGCCAGCGGCCGGGTAGCGGGTCGAGCCCGACCAGCGGCCAGAAGAACAGGCAGCCGGTCATGATGAAGTGGGCGTGGACGAACTCGTGGGCGAGGGTGCTCTCCAGGGTCAACCGGTACAGATCAGTGAAATACAGCACAAACGGGTTGATGACGAACAGGCCGAACGCGACCAGCGGGAACGTGACCACCCGTACGTACCGGCTGTGCAGGACGGCGAGCAGCCGCCGTCGGGGTGCGCCGGTGAGCGTCCGTAGCGCCAGGGTGACCGGTGCGCCGAGGGCCAGGAAGATCGGCGCGATCATCGACAGCACCATGTGCTGGACCATGTGCACGGACAGCAGGGTGGTGTCGTACGCGCCCAGCCCACTGACCGTGACCGCCGCGATACCGCCCAGACCCGGGCCGATGAACAGCACGGTCCGCGACACCGGCCAGCGGTCCCCGCGCAGCCGCAGCCGGTGGACGCCGTAGAGGTACAGCCCGGCGGCGACCACGAGCCCGAGCGCCAGCCAGTTGTTCAACTGGACCTCGGTGAACAACGCGGAGACGGTGAACGGCTCCACGGCGACGATCAGCTCGGCCTCTGCCACGCCGTCGAGGCTATGTCAACGCAGCCGGTCGGCTTCATCCGGCCCGCTACCGGGTCGGGTTTGCCACCCCGCCGATCGTGGGCGCTGACCGGCAGCAATAATGACCGCGTGACTGCGGCCCCAGCGATTGACAAGAGCCGGATCCACTCGCTGACCCGACCGAACATGGTCAGCGTCGGGACGATCGTGTGGCTCTCCAGCGAACTCATGTTCTTCGCGGCGTTGTTCGCGATGTACTTCTCCATCCGCGCGGCGGACTACAGCATGTGGGAGAAGCACACCGTCTCGTTGAACATCCCGTACGCGACGGTGTTCACCGCGATCCTGGTGGCGTCCTCGGTCACCTGCCAGATCGGGGTGTTCGCGGCGGAGCGGGGTGACGTGCACGCGCTGCGCCGCTGGTTCACCATCACCTTCGTGATGGGCCTGATCTTCCTGCTGGGGCAGATCAACGAGTACCGCGAGCTGGTCCACCACGGCATCAAGATCAACGGCGACGGGTACGGCTCGGTGTTCTACCTCACCACCGGCTTCCACGGGCTGCACGTGGCCGGCGGGCTGGTCGCCTTCCTGATCTACATGATCCGCTCCACGATGGGCCGCTTCACCCCGGCGCAGGCCACCTCCGCGATCGTCGTGTCCTACTACTGGCACTTCGTCGACGTGGTCTGGATCGGCCTCTACCTCATGATCTACTGGCTGCAATGATCGACTTGCGGTCACGCTCCGTGCTGACGCCGTGTCGCAACCTTCAGACAGGTCGCAAAACCGTTAAGGACTACAGGCCATGACATCTGACACCCCCGCCGACCGGCGAGCCGACCGCTCCCGCGGTCTCCTCGCGCGGCTGCGCAGCGGGCGGGCCACGCCACGCGGCCGGGGCCGCCGCCGGGTGGGCACCGCGGTCCGGTTGCTCGTCGCGCTGTTCCTGGCCGGCGGTGTGTACACCGTGTTCGCGCCGGGCCTGCAGGCGCAGGACACCCCGCAGTTGTCCCGGGCCGCCGAGGACGGCAAGGCGCTGTTCGACCAGAGCTGCATCTCCTGCCACGGCCGCAACGCCCAGGGCGTCGAGGGGCGCGGACCCAGCCTGATCGGGGTCGGCTCGGCGTCGGTGGAGTTCCAGGTGGGCTCGGGCCGGATGCCGATGGCCCGCCAGGAGGCCCAGGCCGAGCGCAAGCCGGTGGTCTACACCGAGGAGGAGATCCGCCAGCTCGGCCAGTACATCCAGGAGCTGGGCGGCGGGCCGCAGTTGCCCGACGGCGAGATGCTGCGCAACGGCGGTGACATCGCCGTCGGCGGCCAGCTCTACCGGATCAACTGCTCCTCGTGTCACGCCTTCAGCGGCGGCGGCGGCGCCCTGTCGTCGGGCAAGTACGCCCCCAGCCTCGCCCCGTCGACCGACCGGCAGATCTACGCCGCGATGCTGACCGGCCCGCAGAACATGCCGGTCTTCGGCGACAACCAGCTGACCCCGGAGCAGAAGCGCGACATCATCGCCTTCGTCCAGGACGGGCTCAAGGCCGACCAGGACCCGGGTGGCCTGGCCACCCTCGGCCGGTACGGCCCGGTGACCGAGGGCATCGCCGTCTTCCTGGTCGGCATCACCGCGTTGGTCTTCGCGAGCCTGTGGATTGCGGGGAAGTCATGAGCATCGAGACCAGCACCGCGCACCGTGCGCAGCCCGAGCCGGTGAGCCTGGACGACCCTCGGCTGACCTCGTTCGACGTGCTCCGTGAGGGTGCCCGTCGCGACGACATCGAGATCGTGCACTACGAGCCGCCGTTCCCGGTGCCCGGCACCAGGGCGGAACGTCGGATCAGCCGCTTCGTCGCCGCGTTGTTCCTGTTCGCCGGGCTCGCCTCGACCGGCTTCCTGGTGGTCTACATCTGGTGGCCCTGGGAGTACGAGCTCGGCACCGGGATGAGCAAGTACTACACCCCGCTGCTCGGCATCAGCCTCGGGTTGACCCTGCTCGCCATCGGTGTCGGCATCCTCACCTGGGGCAAGAAGCTGCTGCCGCACGAGGTCGCGATCCAGGACCGCCACGACGGCCCGTCCAGCGCCGAGGATCGCAAGATCACCGGCAGCACGCTGACCTACATGGCCGACGAGCTCGGCGTGAAGCGTCGGCCGCTGCTCGGGGTGTCGTTGCTGGCCGGCCTGGCACCGGTCGCCGCAGTCGCAGCCGCGCCGCTGGTCGGCGGTCTGATCCGCAACCCGCACGAGAACAACCAGATGGCCACCACCGGGTGGGCGCCGGTCGAGACCGCCGGCGGCGGGACCGAACTGGTCCGGCTGACCCGGGAGGACGGCTCGCCGATCCGGCCCGAGGACGTCAGCGCCGGCGGCCAGATGACCGTCTTCCCCGGCATCCCCGGCGGGCACACCAACCGGTACGCCGACTCGCCGACCCTGCTGATCCACCTGCGGGCCGACGACGCGCAGACCGCCCGGGACAACAACGAGGCCGAGGGCAAGTCCGACTACATGTGGGGCAACTACCTCGCGTACTCGAAGATCTGCACCCACGCCGGTTGCCCGGCGAGCCTGTACGAGCAGCAGACCAACCGGCTGCTCTGCCCGTGCCACCAGTCGCAGTTCCTGATCACCGACAACGCCAAGCCGATCTTCGGACCGGCCAGTCGTCGGCTGCCGCAGCTGCCCATCACGGTCGACGACGAGGGCTTCTTCGTCGCCACCTCCGACTACACCGAGATCGTCGGGCCCGACTTCTGGGAGCGGCCATGAAACGCCGTAAGTTCGATGCCCGGGCGCTGCCCGGCAAGGCCGCCGGGCAGATCGACGACCGGTTCCAGGCGGCCACTCCGCTACGCAAGCTGCTGAACAAGGTCTTCCCGGACCACTGGTCGTTCCTGCTCGGTGAGATCGCGCTCTTCTCGTTCGTGGTCGTCCTGTTGACCGGCGTCTACCTGACCTTCTTCTTCGACCCGTCGATGGAGGAGGTCATCTACGACGGCAGCTACGCGCCGCTGCGTGGGGCGCACATGTCGGCCGCGTACGCCTCGACGCTGGACATCTCGTTCGACGTCCGGGGCGGTCTGATCATGCGGCAGATGCACCACTGGGGTGCGCTGCTGTTCATGGCCTCGATCGTGGTCCACATGCTGCGGGTCTTCTTCACCGGCGCGTTCCGCAAGCCGCGTGAGGCCAACTGGATCGTCGGCTCGCTGCTGTTCTGGGTCGGCTTCCTCGCCGGGTTCACCGGCTACTCGCTGCCCGACGACGGGCTGTCCGGCACCGGCCTGCGGATCGCCTCGGCGATCATGCTCTCCATCCCGGTGATCGGCTCCTGGGTGACCTCGTCGATCTTCGGTGGCGAGTTCCCCGGGACGATCATCATCAGCCGGTTCTACATCGCCCACGTGCTGCTCATCCCGGGCCTGCTGGTGGCGTTGATCAGCGTCCATCTCGGCCTGGTCTTCAAGCAGAAGCACACCCAGTGGCCCGGGCCGGGGCGGACCAACACCAACGTGGTGGGCGAGCGGATGTTCCCCCGCTACGCCATCAAGCAGGGCGGCTTCTTCATGATCGTCTTCGGGGTGGTCGCCCTGATGGCGGGTGTGTTCCAGATCAACCCGGTCTGGCTGTTCGGACCCTACGAGGCCGCCGTCGTGTCGGCGGCGAGCCAGCCCGACTGGTACGTCATGTTCCTCGACGGCAGCACCCGACTGATGCCGGCCTGGGAACTGACCATCCCGATCGGTGACGGGTACGTCATCCCGCCGCTGTTCTGGCCGACCGTGGTGCTCCCCGGCATCCTGGTCATGCTCTCCCTGGCGTACCCGTTCCTCGAAGCGCGCTACACCAAGGACAAGGCCAGCCACAACCTGCTGCAGCGGCCCCGGGACGTTCCGGCCCGGACCGCTGTCGGCGCCATGGCCGTCACCTTCTTCATCGTGCTGACCATCTCCGGCGGCAACGACGTCTTCGCCGACAAGTTCTACGTCAGCCTCAACGCGATGACCTGGGCCGGCCGGATCGGGTTGATCCTGCTGCCACCGCTGGCCTACTACGTCACCTACCGGATCTGCCTCGGTCTGCAGCAGCACGACCGGGAGGTCCTGGCGCACGGCGTGGAGACCGGCATCATCCGGCGGCTGCCGGACGGCCGGTTCGTCGAGGTGCACCAGCCGCTCGGCCCGACCGACGAGCACGGCCACGGCAAGCTGGACTACGTCGGCTGGGTGGTGCCGAAGAAGATGAACCGGCTCGGGGCACTCGGCCCGGCGGTCAAGGGCTTCTTCTTCCCGATCGAGAAGCCGGTGCAGGCGGCACCTCCGCCGCACGTGCCGCTCGACCCGGCCGAGGAGCCGGCTGGCGTCACCGCCGCCGCTCAGGACGACCGGGAAGAGATCAGCAGCGGCAGCCGCTGATCGATCGGGCCGACAGTACGACCCGCTACGCCCGCCGGATCAGTTTCCGGCGGGCGTAGCCCGTCACCGGGGCAGCCCGTCGGTGAACGCGGCGATCCGCCGGGCCAGCGGCACCGGGCTACGTACCCAGGTGAAGTGGTCCATCCGGCGACCCGTCTCGGCTGCCGTGACGTGTTCCCGCCGGACCGGGGCCGCGTCGAGGAACCCACAGAGGTGGTCGAGGGTCTGCGGCGGAGTGTGCCAGTCGTCCTCGATGCTCACCGCGAGCACCGGGGTCCGCATCTGCCGCAGTGCCGGTGCCGGGTCGACTCCGTCGATGTGCGGCAGCCGGCCGACGCGGGCGGTGTAGGCCCAGTCCCGGATCACTCCGCGGGCCTGCCGGCCGCCGAAGCCCCAGCCGGGCCAGACCCCCAGCAGTTCGGTGGCGAGCGCCACGGTCTGGGTCATCGGCAGCACCCCGTACCCGGTCCGGCCGGGGTAGACCCGCCAGTACGGCAGCCCGACCGCGACCAGCGCGACGCCGTCGACGGTGACGCCGTCGGTGAGCGCGGTGTGCAGCAGCGCGGCCTGACCGCCGAGGGAGTGGCCGAGCAGCACGCGGGTCCGGCCGTCGAGCCGGGACTTCAGCGACTCGAGGACCGCGCCGACGTCGGCGACGAGATCGGCGTACCGGTACCGGGAGGCGCGGCTGGCCGGCGGGGTGCTCGACCCGGTGCCGCGCAGGTCGACGACGACCACCGCGAGTCCGGCTTCCCGCAGCGCGCCCGCCAGTGGCCGGTAGTAGCGGGCCGGCACTCCCATGGCCGGGCAGATCACCACGGCCGGTGCGTCGGGCCGCCCGTCCGGCTCGGGGTAGAGGTGCAGGCCGAGGCGGTCGCTGCCGCGATCGAGATGGTCCTGCTGGTACGCGAGCGCCGGGCCGGATTCCGTCACCCGACCAGCGTACGAGAATATGTTACCGACGGGTAGGTCTGGGGGTGGTCAGGCGGTGGCCGCTGGCCGGCCCGGGGGGCGGGTCAGTCCGCGTCGGCCAGCCCGATCGCGAACGCCGACTCCAGGTCGTGCTGGGAGTAGGCCCGGAACGCCAGATGCGACTCGGTGTTCAGCACCCCGGGCACCTTGGAGATCCGACCGGCGATCACCTCGGCGACCTGGTCGAACTCGCGCACCCGCACGATGGCGATCAGGTCGACGTGCCCGGCCACCGAGTAGACCTCGCTCACCCCGGGCAGGTCAGCGAGCGTCTCGGCGACCTCGGGGATGGCATCCGTTGCGCAGTCGATCAGCACGATCGCGGTGATCACCGGGTCCTCCGTCCCTCAGCGGGCGACACCCGCCCTGCCGCTGATGCTAGTCGCCCACCCACCGGCCGGTCCCGAGCGGCGTCCCGCGCCCGGGCCGCACCGGGGGTCCGTACCGTTGTGCCGGCCGGGGCTGGGTCAGCCGGCGGGGACGGTCAGGTCGGCACCGAGCCGGATGACGTCGGTCAACTGTTCGTCGGCGGCCACCTGCGCGTCCGGCCACACGACCGACCGTACCGCCGAGCCGTGGACCATGGCGCCCGCGCCGATCACCGCCCGGTCCACCACGCCGGTGACCGTCGCCGTCGGATCGACCAAGCTGGCGCCCCCGGCCGCGTGCAGGTTGGCCGCCAGGTAGTCGCGCGGCGTCCCGGTGTCCAGGTACGTCCCCTCGAAGGTGACCACCTCCAGTTCGCCGGCCGCCTCCGCCGGCCGCCACACGGTGCGGACCAGGTTGCCGAACTCGGCGGACAACCGGCTGACGTACCGCCAGGGCAGCAGGGAGAAGCCGGCGAACCGGTGACCGGCGAACCCGCCTGTCTCGGTGGGATCGGTCAGCCGTTGACCGAGCAGCCGTACCGTGTCGCCGGCCCAGCCGTCGAGCAGCGCCGCGATGTCCGCTCCGGGCGGCGCGTCCGGCCGGGCGAGGTACCCGTCGGCGTTGCCGACCAGGACGCCGCGGCCGTCGATCCAGCTCCGGAGCCGGCCGACGCCGCCGGAGGTGCCCAGCGGCGAACCGGGTTCGACGGACAGGTGGGCGCGGTCGCCGACGTGCGCCACGACCTGTTCGCCGAGGTAGCAGGCGTTCACCGCGACCCGGGCCGGGCCGACGAAACCGAGCGCCCCGACCCGCCGCAGTGCCCGGTCCAACAGCGGTACGTTACCGACCGGGCACAACGCCTTCGGTCGGACCGTGGTCAGCGGTCGCAGTCGCTGGCCCTCGCCAGCGGCCAGGATGAGCGCGCAGACCTGGTCCGGGTCGACCGCCGGCGACCCGGTCACCGTGGCTCCGGGTCCACGGCCGGCTCGGCGAGCGGCCCCATGCCGTAGTAGGCCAACAGCCGGGCGGTCGCCGGGCTGAGCCGGGGCAGCGCGTCGAGCCGGTACCAGGCGGCCTCGTAGACCTCGGCGCCGTCGACGACGAGCTCGGTTTGCGACGCCGGCACGGCGACCTCGAAGACGACGTCCACCCATCCCTTGGCGTGCACCACCGCGTTCGGTGACGCCGGGCGCAGCTGCTGCGCCGGCAGTTCGATACCGGTCTCCTCGGCGAGCTCCCGGGCCGCGCCGACGATCGGCTCCTCCCGGCGACGCAGCAGACCGGCGGGCAGCGACCAGCTGCGCCCCGGTGGCTGGCGCAGCAGCAGCAGACGGCCCGCCCCGTGACCGGTCGCCTCGGAGTCGGTAACCAGGGTCACCGCGCCGACTATGTACTTGGGTACGGCCATCCGTACCAGGCGCCGACGGACCGGGTGCGGCAGGCGGTAGAACACGCCGTACAGCAGTGCGCGCGCGGGCGATCGACGGGTGATCATACGGACCAGGCTAGAGGTAGCCGGTAGCCGCCGCCGGGTCAGGTCAGCTCGGTTTGTCGACCATCTCGATCAGCTGGTCGACCACCGCCTCCGGCGCGATGCTCCGGTCCACGACGGCGACCAGCAGGGTCTCCATGTCCGGATAGTTCAGCCGCTCGGCGAGCTGGCGCAGCGGCTTGTCGTTGGACAGGGCCCGGTCGTGTTTGCGCAGGATCAGGCTTACCGTGGCGCGACCGAGCCGGACCTTGTCGGCGATGCTGATGCCCGGCTCGGAGTGCTCGGCGAACCACCGGTTGATCTGCATCTGGGCCTGCGGCGACTTGACGAAGCCCAGCCATTCCCGGCGTGGGCCGGGCGGGTCCGGCCGGGGCCCGGCCGTCGGGTCGTCGGTCTCGGTGAAGATCTCGACGACGTCACCGTCGGTCAGTTCCGAGGCGAGCGGTGCCAGTCGACCGTTGATCCGTACGGCGAGACAGTGCGCGCCCTTCGCCGGGTCCAACTCGTACGCCAGGTCCACCGGGGTCGACCCGGCCGGCAGCACGATCGGGCGGCCCTCGGCGAACACCTGGATCTGCGCGTCGACCAGATCGCAGCGTAACGAGTGGACGAACTGGTCGGCGTCGGTGGTCTTTTGTGACCAGTCCAGCGCCCGGCGCAGCCAGGCCAGTTCGTCGGCGCGGGTCGCGGCGCTGCTGCGGCCCGGGGTAGGGAAGTGGTATGGGGCGGCGATGCCGAACTCGGCGGAGCGGTGCATCGTCTCGGTCCGGATCAGCACCTCCACCGGGCGGTCGCCGGGGCCGATGACGGTGGTGTGCAGCGACCGGTAGAGGTTGTTCTTGGGGGAGGCGATGAAGTCCTTGAACCTGCCCGGCACCGGCCGCCACCGGCAGTGGACCGCGCCGAGGGCGGCGTAGCAGTCGGTGTCCGGGCCGGTCACCACGACCTCGATGCGGGGCAGGTCAAACGGTGCCTGGTGGCCGCCGGAGACGGTGTCCTTCCAGATCGAGTAGCGGTGCCGTGGGCGCGGGTCGACCTTCGCGGTCACCTTCTCCTGGCGCAGCGCCACCCGGGCCTGCCGGCAGACCTCGTCGAGGTACTCGGCCCAGCCCGGCCGGTTGGCCAGGTGTTCCTCGATGCGCTGGTACGCCTCCGGCTCGAGGTGGAACAGGACGATGTCGTCGAGTTCGCGTTTGAGCTTCTGGATACCGAGCCGGTCACACAGCGGCACCAGCACGTCCAGGGTGGCCTTGGCGATCCGGGCCCGGGAGGCAGGGGAGCGCACCCCCAGGGTCCGCATGTTGTGCAGCCGGTCGGCGAGCTTGATGACCAGGACCCGGACGTCCTTGGCCGCCGCGATGATCATCTTGCGGATGGTCTCGGCTTCGGCGGCCTTGCCGTAGAACGCCTTGTCGAACTTGGTGACCCCGTCGACCAGGTGGGCGACCTCGTCGCCGAAGTCCGCGGCGAGAGTGGGCAGGTCGTACGTGGTGTCCTCGACCGTGTCGTGCAGCAGGGCGGCGACCAGCGTGGTGGTGTCCATGCCCAGGCCGGCGCAGATCTCGGCGACCGCCAGTGGGTGCGTGATGTAGGGCTCGCCGCTCTTGCGGTACTGCCCGGCGTGCATGCTGTCGGCGATCTGGTAGCCGCGGCGCAGCACGGCCGCCTCGGCCGAGGGGTGGATCGACCGGTGGATGCGGATCAGCTCGGCGACCGGGTCAGGGGCGCCGGGTGACCAGGACAGCCAGGCGCGCAGTCGGGCCGACAGCGGTGTCGCGGTGGGCAGGAAACGTCCGATGGCGGCGCCGGGACCGGCGTCGACGTCCACGCGGAGACACCTCCTCACCCACCGCCCCCGGCCGGTCGCCCGGCCCGGGGCCGCACGCCACGAATCGGGCGTTGGCTGACAGGACTGCACTTCTCTAACAGCCTAAGCGAGCGGGCGTCGTACTATCGGCTACTTGCGGGTGGGCGATCGGTCGAGTCTTTGACCCGTCCGTCAACCGCCGGCTGCCGTGCCGTCAACCGCTGCCTGTCGTCCGCGCGGCCTCCTCGGCCTTGACCAGCAACTGGTGGAACCGGCCGGCACCGCGTACCGGCGAGGCCCACCCGCCGGTGACGCTGACCAGCCGGGTCTGCGGTGGTTCCAACCAGGACAGAATCCGTTCGGACTCCTCGGCGCTGGCCCGGGGGGTCGGCCCGTGCCCGGGTGGGACGGTCTCCGCGGTCGCCCGCAGCAGGTCGATGGTGTGCCGTGGGTGCTGCCGGGGTGGCGAGACTCCGGCAGCGGCGAGCCGGCCGTGCCGCACGATCGCCAGCTCCCAGCCACCGTCGGCGGCCCGTCGGGCCGCGACCAGCTCCGCGATCACGCTCAGCGCGGTCAACCGCTGCATCCGCAGGGTGGCCCGCAGCAGCGCGGTGAGTCGGCTACGGACCACCGCCGCCTCCTCGTACCGCTGCGCCGCCGAAAGGCCGTCGATCCGGGCGAGCAGGGTGTCCACCAGCGCCTGCGGGTCGGCGGTGATCGCCGCCCGCAGCGGATCGACGGCGGCCTCGGCGTACCCGTCCGGGTCGATCCGGTGCTCGCAGGGGGCCGGACAGCGGCCCAGCTCGGCCAGGGCGCAGGCCGGGAAACGGGTCCGGGTGGACAGCCGGTGGGTGCACTGGCGCAGCGGCAGCGCGTCGTGGATGCCGGCCGCCGCCAGCTCCGCCGCCCGCCGGGACGCGAACGGCCCGAGCGCGGTGTCCTGCGGCGACGTCGACCGTACGGTGGACAGCCGGGGGTAGGGCTCGTCGGTCAGCTTGAGCCAGACCGCCCGCTCCGGATACTTCGACCGACGGTTGTACGGCGGTGCGTGCGCCGCGATCAGCCGTAGCTCGCGGACCTCCGCCTCCAGCCGGTGCGCGCACTCGATGGCCTCCACCCGGGTCGCCGCCGCCAGCATCTCCGACATCCGGGCGCGCCGCTCGGCGGCGGTGAAGTAGCTGCGGACCCGGGTGGCGATGTCGCCGGAGGTGCCGACGTAGAGCGGCCGGTCGTCGGCGGCCCGGAAGATGTAGACACCGGGGCTGCGGGGCAGGCCGTCGGCGAGGTGCCGCTTGCGGCGCTGCACCTCGCTGACGGCCCG harbors:
- a CDS encoding DEDD exonuclease domain-containing protein — its product is MDALLGDRHAVPLRDTTFVVLDLETTGGAPDGGGITEVGAVKVRGGEELGVFATLVNPGQPIPPFITVLTGITQAMLVPAPPIEQVLPSLLEFLADAVLVAHNAPYDIGFLKAACARHGYRWPAPTVLDTAALARRVLSRDEVPNRKLGTLAGYFRATHQPTHRALADARATVDVLHGLIARLGGHQVTTIGDAVEFSRAVSEVQRRKRHLADGLPRSPGVYIFRAADDRPLYVGTSGDIATRVRSYFTAAERRARMSEMLAAATRVEAIECAHRLEAEVRELRLIAAHAPPYNRRSKYPERAVWLKLTDEPYPRLSTVRSTSPQDTALGPFASRRAAELAAAGIHDALPLRQCTHRLSTRTRFPACALAELGRCPAPCEHRIDPDGYAEAAVDPLRAAITADPQALVDTLLARIDGLSAAQRYEEAAVVRSRLTALLRATLRMQRLTALSVIAELVAARRAADGGWELAIVRHGRLAAAGVSPPRQHPRHTIDLLRATAETVPPGHGPTPRASAEESERILSWLEPPQTRLVSVTGGWASPVRGAGRFHQLLVKAEEAARTTGSG
- a CDS encoding HD domain-containing protein, which translates into the protein MDVDAGPGAAIGRFLPTATPLSARLRAWLSWSPGAPDPVAELIRIHRSIHPSAEAAVLRRGYQIADSMHAGQYRKSGEPYITHPLAVAEICAGLGMDTTTLVAALLHDTVEDTTYDLPTLAADFGDEVAHLVDGVTKFDKAFYGKAAEAETIRKMIIAAAKDVRVLVIKLADRLHNMRTLGVRSPASRARIAKATLDVLVPLCDRLGIQKLKRELDDIVLFHLEPEAYQRIEEHLANRPGWAEYLDEVCRQARVALRQEKVTAKVDPRPRHRYSIWKDTVSGGHQAPFDLPRIEVVVTGPDTDCYAALGAVHCRWRPVPGRFKDFIASPKNNLYRSLHTTVIGPGDRPVEVLIRTETMHRSAEFGIAAPYHFPTPGRSSAATRADELAWLRRALDWSQKTTDADQFVHSLRCDLVDAQIQVFAEGRPIVLPAGSTPVDLAYELDPAKGAHCLAVRINGRLAPLASELTDGDVVEIFTETDDPTAGPRPDPPGPRREWLGFVKSPQAQMQINRWFAEHSEPGISIADKVRLGRATVSLILRKHDRALSNDKPLRQLAERLNYPDMETLLVAVVDRSIAPEAVVDQLIEMVDKPS